Proteins encoded within one genomic window of Ranitomeya variabilis isolate aRanVar5 chromosome 4, aRanVar5.hap1, whole genome shotgun sequence:
- the LOC143766347 gene encoding uncharacterized protein LOC143766347 isoform X3, translating into MDMERDKMAERILHLTLEIIFRLTGEDYTVLKKTSSEGCEAPVSEGWGRPLSPITGPPPHPLIHEDINDQKILELTYKMIELLTGEVPIRCQDVAVYFSMEEWEYLEGHKDVYKDVKMEVLKPMTSPDLSSKRTTPERCSSPLRPQDCKQEDPNVPQDHKGEDLTHINATETYVWGDEGYKEEIPTYDYPDDCIRRSEGQLTSSIFKSDDFEIPQDTIEVNAITPDIPSCLHSKDLSYAPLKQVLSSDSLPTIKENQSHKISIKKQTAPKAKKPFSRLEYGNSLRLKKYFLKHQKIHIAENRFSCSKCGKCFNQKSKLVRHQRNHTMEKPFSCSECGQCFIHKWNLDSHQRTHTGEKHFSCSECGKFFNRKAHLESHQRTHTGEKPFSCSECGKCFKQKSDLVKHQRTHTGEKPYSCSECGKCFIQKGNLVNHQRTHTGEKPFSCSECEKCFAEKSLLIKHQRTHTGEKPFSCSECGKCFNQKSHLNTHQICHTGEKLFSCSESGKCFAEKSVLINHQRTHTGEKPFSCSECGKCFRRKAHLESHQRTHTGEKPFSCSECRKCFIQKGNLVKHQRTHTGEKPFSCSECGKCFIQKGNLVKHQRTHTGEKPFPVQNVENVL; encoded by the exons ATGGATATGgaaagagacaagatggcggagaggatattacacctcaccctagagatcatcttccggcttactggagag gattacacagtattgaagaagacctctagtgagggcTGTGAGGCCCCTgtctctgagggatggggaagacccctgagcccaatcacggggcctcctccTCATCCCttaatacatgaggacatcaatgaccaaaagatcttagaactcacctacaagatgattgagctgctgactggagag gttcctataaggtgtcaggatgtcgcagtctatttctccatggaggagtgggagtatttagaaggacacaaagatgtatACAAGGACGTCAAGATGGAGGTTCTCAAGCCAatgacatcaccag atctatccagtaagaggacaacaccagagagatgttccAGTCCTCTtcgtccacaggactgtaaacaagaagatcccaatgttcctcaggatcataag ggtgaagatctgacccatattaatgctACAGAGACATATGTTTGGGGTGATGAGGGgtataaagaggagattcctacatatgactacccag atgactgtatcaggagatcagagggacagttgacatcttcaatttttaaatcagatgattttgagatcccacaggatacaattgaagtgaatgccattactccagatataccatcatgccttcacagcaaagatctgtcatatgctcctttgaaacaggtcctgtcttctgattcattaccgactattaaggaaaatcaaagtcacaaaataagcattaaaaaacaaactgctcctaaagcaaagaagccattttcacGTTTAGAATATGGCAATAGCCTTCGTCTCAAAAAGTATTTTCTcaaacatcaaaaaattcacatagcagagaatagattttcttgttccaagtgtgggaaatgttttaatcagaaatcaaaaCTTGTTCGTCACCAGCGAAATCACACaatggagaagccattttcatgttcagaatgtgggcaatGTTTTATCCACAAATGGAATCtcgatagccaccagagaacccacacaggggagaagcatttttcatgttcagaatgtgggaagttttttaaccggaaagcgcatcttgaaagccaccagagaacccacacaggggagaagcctttttcatgctcagaatgtgggaaatgctttaaacagaaatcagatttggttaagcatcagagaactcacacaggggagaagccatattcatgttcagaatgtgggaaatgttttatacagaAAGGAAATCTTGTTaaccaccaaagaactcacacaggggagaagcctttttcatgttcagaatgtgagaaatgttttgcagAAAAATCATTgcttattaaacatcagagaacccacacaggggaaaagcctttttcatgttccgaatgtggaaaatgttttaaccagaaatcgcatCTTAATACACATCAAATATGCCACACAGGTgagaagcttttttcatgttcagaaagtgggaaatgttttgcagaaaaatcagtgcttattaatcatcagagaacccacacaggggagaagcctttttcatgttcagaatgtgggaaatgttttaggcgGAAAGCGCATCTCGAAAGCCACCAGAgaacccatacaggggagaagcccttttcgtGTTCCGAATGTAGAAAATGTTTTATACAGAAAGGAAATCTTGttaaacaccaaagaactcacacaggggagaagcccttttcatgttccgaatgtggaaaatgttttatacagaaaggaaatcttgttaaacatcaaagaactcacacaggggagaagccttttcctgttcagaatgtggaaaatgttttgtga